Below is a window of Papaver somniferum cultivar HN1 unplaced genomic scaffold, ASM357369v1 unplaced-scaffold_13880, whole genome shotgun sequence DNA.
AATAAAACTACAAACTAGAGAAACTTACCGCTAACCCGTTAAATCATTTATAATCAACTTCACGATAACAAagttgaatcttcttcttcttcatcatcatctatgtcaatgcGGATGAACTTAGAAGTTGCAAGAGAACCTAAAAATTCTGCAAGAAATTACATCAATAAGTGACAAACAGTGagtacagaaaataacaaatcagaATTTTACAAAAGTGAGTAGAGAAAATACCTGAAACatcttcagcatcatcagttcctAAGGTGTTTGGATCAAGATCAACCGGTGTCTGTAACCAGCTTTGCGTGCAAATCAACGCCTCAACAGTCTTAGGCAGCAGTGAACTTCGATATGAATCAATAACTCGCCTTCCAGTACTAAAGGCAGATTCTGAGGCAACAGAAGAGACTGGTATGGCTAGTATATCTCTCGCCATATGTGATAATACAGGATACCTTGTACTATTAGTCCTCCACCAACCTAAAATTTCAAACTGAACACCGCTAGGGCTAATTCTTGGTTCACGTTTCTCCTCTAAAtataactccaactcagttttccccTCAACATTGTCATCCTCCTCATCTTCTCTTGCTCTCTCTGCTATTAGACTAGCATATgcagaatcttcatcatcagtaaCCCCAGAAGATTGAGTAACGTTTCTTTCCCTTTGGTTCCACACATCAGAACGTTTCTTTCCCTTTGGTTCTGTCACTTGACTCACTTCTGTGTCATCTTCAGTTGCATCTTCAGGGGTTTTAcgcttattgctatgtgtttctgTCACTTTTATGACAGCTTCAGTTGCATCTCCATCTGCACTAGCATCTCCAGCAACACTAGCATCTTTAGCAGCACTTGCACCTCCAGCTGAATTTGCACCTCCATCTGAACTTGCATTAGGTGGAGGTCGAGGTGGCCGCTTATTAGAAGAAACAGAGGCAGTAGGTGTTGAACTGGATCCTCCTCGCATTGTCAAAAGGCAAGTCTGCAATGTGATAAACCATACATTTA
It encodes the following:
- the LOC113335137 gene encoding uncharacterized protein LOC113335137 encodes the protein MRGGSSSTPTASVSSNKRPPRPPPNASSDGGANSAGGASAAKDASVAGDASADGDATEAVIKVTETHSNKRKTPEDATEDDTEVSQVTEPKGKKRSDVWNQRERNVTQSSGVTDDEDSAYASLIAERAREDEEDDNVEGKTELELYLEEKREPRISPSGVQFEILGWWRTNSTRYPVLSHMARDILAIPVSSVASESAFSTGRRVIDSYRSSLLPKTVEALICTQSWLQTPVDLDPNTLGTDDAEDVSEFLGSLATSKFIRIDIDDDEEEEDSTLLS